The stretch of DNA ACACACAACATCTATGGAAAGATAATCATCATCAGGAGTACCTGAATATTAGAGCCAGGTGTGTTTGATCTCttagcttcttcagctcttgttACCCTTAGTACTttgtactttacttttttaatttatcccctatcctatttattgtttagtgtaatttccctttagtttaatactgtaaataatcagtgttctgtgtttttgttacttgtcatacgtgttgctctcagcaagacaaattccttgtatgtgcaacatacttggtgaaataaagagattctgattctgatctgaaTGTTCCAAGCTTTTAAATCTCCAGGACTGCACCATGTAACACATGCATACCTGTCTGGGCAGGAAGTATGGGGCATCAGTCTCCAGCAGGATGCGGTCCAGTGGGATTTTCCTGACTGCATCTCGAGCCTCCACAGCACGAGGGTATGTTACCAGTGCAGTGAACCCCACACACAGATTACAGAACTCTCTTAAGAATGGCTCGATTACAGAGTAACTGTTCGTAAAACAGTGTCTGTCTCATGGgcaaacacacagagacacaaacaaagaaaattagACAATTCCTGTAGCGTAtaaaacacacatgtacacatgaGGTTTTGAAACCAAACCTGTGTATCTTGTAGTCTCTGGGAACACACTTCTTCATGATTTCCAGCAAATCATCGTCGGCATCACGGCAGTGTATGACCAGGGGCTTTCCTAGAGACACAGCCAATCTCAGCTGCCGTTCAAACACCTACACTCAAATGCAAATAACGTTTAAACATTGCCTATAATAAAGGTTAAACATCTAATGAAGTTAAATGAAGCAACTACAAAAATATCTACACCAGCTGACAGTAAATGCTTAATAAAATCTCAACACTgcttgtgtatttttatacctctttctgtctgttggAGTCAGTGGAATTCTTATGAGAGTAATCCAGCCCAATTTCACCGAAAGCAATGGTCTTCGGGTGACGCATGGTTCTCATGATGCTTTGCTCATAAATGGTGTTATACTCCTTTGCAAAGTGGGGATGGCATCCAAAGGCACCCCACACCAACTCCTCACCCAGAAGCCCCTCCCAGATAGCCTCCTTCTGTGTAATCCTCGGGTTGCAAAAGTCAGCAATGCATCCACTAAACTCTACTGGGAAACTGCTGGCATATTTGCTACGAAAGCTATGGAAACTTCCCTGGAAACCCAACTTCCCATAGAGCATATCCAGGTGACAGTGGGTGTCAATAAATTCTAGAGAGCCTGCCTTACCATGGTCTGTGCCTGTTAACCAGAGAGGCTCAGAGCCCTCAGATATCCTACGGATGGCACAATCATTGGCAAGTGATGTCCTTGATGAAGAAAGCCTGTGTGCATCTGAGAACCTGTGTTGCATAAGAGGGGAGAATTCACACAGCCCCTTTGAAAGTGGGGCAGGGGATGTAGTTCTGGAAGCCCTGAAGGGCAGGGCGTACGGGTCTAGAGATGAACAAGTCTGGCCAATTGGCTGCTGTAATCGGACTCCCCGTCCCAAAGCCACAAGAGAACTATTAGGCAGGTTTACAGTCCTGGAGGCTGAGGAATCAGGTGTTGTGTCTTGGAAAGTTTGTCCAGATGTCCAGAGCAACTCTCTACAAGGCACTAAGGGTTGCACCGAGCAGTCTGTACTTGCAGGAGGTGGGGAGGTTTGGAAGGTTGTCAAATTAATCCATGGCATACTAAATATGGGCTGTGGGAACTGTGGGGACAACATGTATGCTGGAGGTGGGTTAGGCACATATTCCAAACAAGGTGGGCCTTCAGcatcttttatttcttttttctgctcTTGCGCCATCTTTTGCTTAGTGTGCTGATCCAGAGACTGATCCTGGGAGAAATTCTCCACCTCAACAGGATCCTCAACATCTGACCAATCGGGAGATTCATCACCTTTCAGAAGCACACTCTGCAGAGGGAGATGAAAAAGAGAACTGCAATGTGTGGACATAATTTACGGATCacagtattttgttttttttgaaagaaaaaaaaaatacatcaagTAGTGTGGCAAAAACTGCTAAACTCTAAGCTTATTTTCTAAAACTGTACTTAACTAATAATGCTGGGGTTTCTAGTATGAGAACATGAACAACAAACTTTGTCAAACTTGTGAGGCTAAGGGATGCAAAGCCGGACTTCAAAATGTTGCATAACATGgcaaataattacattatgaaataactacattttggaAGGAGGGAAATGCCTGAAGCTCCTCTTCTTACATCAAACACCCTATTAATTACACATGTACCTTGTTCATGTGTATTTGAGTCTTCACAAACCTACACCACTCAGTTTCCTCCCTTTTAACCCAGACATCTCATTCCTGGTTACACTTAGCGAGGGGAGACCATCTCCCTTCCACAGAGCAGAAACCACTCTAGGCCAAAGTACTCCCAATCTCTTACAGTCCTCTCGCAAATCATCATAAGCTAAAGGCATGGGCTGG from Salminus brasiliensis chromosome 7, fSalBra1.hap2, whole genome shotgun sequence encodes:
- the tatdn2 gene encoding putative deoxyribonuclease TATDN2 gives rise to the protein MMNSERRKVKFGWLRPAFSSPRKFQKNDEGLARPTLWSDAGSEESSEDYSSSLNMSTGSVELGELESIRLNTPKGRRATSLKKEHTLETHSLSSGVRRLFGKHAVTAEQDTQSARHSPVDPLATPSSVKRKDRTPEEGSKAIYLRALTDAIGTGENNSPSSKDSVENHSVRKCIDTPTAQTKTEENTYPRFSFSDETSVSLKSENHWPAPLVFIDAEEEEKEVKTDTRSVLLKGDESPDWSDVEDPVEVENFSQDQSLDQHTKQKMAQEQKKEIKDAEGPPCLEYVPNPPPAYMLSPQFPQPIFSMPWINLTTFQTSPPPASTDCSVQPLVPCRELLWTSGQTFQDTTPDSSASRTVNLPNSSLVALGRGVRLQQPIGQTCSSLDPYALPFRASRTTSPAPLSKGLCEFSPLMQHRFSDAHRLSSSRTSLANDCAIRRISEGSEPLWLTGTDHGKAGSLEFIDTHCHLDMLYGKLGFQGSFHSFRSKYASSFPVEFSGCIADFCNPRITQKEAIWEGLLGEELVWGAFGCHPHFAKEYNTIYEQSIMRTMRHPKTIAFGEIGLDYSHKNSTDSNRQKEVFERQLRLAVSLGKPLVIHCRDADDDLLEIMKKCVPRDYKIHRHCFTNSYSVIEPFLREFCNLCVGFTALVTYPRAVEARDAVRKIPLDRILLETDAPYFLPRQVPKTVCRFAHPGMGIHTLREISLLKGELLSTVLQKVRQNTTHIYGL